The genomic segment CGCCCGTCCATCACCGCGTACTGCTGGTCGGTCACCCGCTCGAGGAAGTACCGGTCGTGGCTGACGACGAGCAGCGTGCCCGGCCACGAGTCCAGCAGGTCCTCGATCGCCGCGAGCATGTCGGTGTCCATGTCGTTGGTCGGCTCGTCGAGGATGAGCACGTTGGGCTGATCGAGCAGCACGAGCAGCAGCTGCAGACGCCGCTGCTGCCCACCGGAGAGGTCCTTCACCGGAGTGGACAGCTGTGCGGACGAGAACCCGAGCCGCTCGAGAAGCTGGCCGGGGGTGAGTGCCTGCGCCTTCGAACCGGTGCCGAAGGTGTACTCGGTGCGCAGACTGCTGATGACCGTGCGCACCGGATCGTTCCAGTGCGGCGTCAGCTCGTCGATCCGCTGCGTGAGGGTGCGGACCTGGACCGTCTTGCCGCGCTTGACCCGGCCGCTTGTGGGCTCGATCGTCCCGGCGATGAGACTGAGGAGGGTGGACTTGCCCGCGCCGTTCACGCCGAGGATCCCGGTGCGCTCGCCGGGGGCGATGCGCCATTCGACGTCCGTGAGGATGTCGCGGTCGCCGTAGCGCACGCCGGCATCCAGCAGATCGACGACGTCCTTGCCCAGTCGGGACACGGCGAGCGACTGGAGGGACACCTTGTCACGGATCTCCGGGACGTCCTCGATGAGCTCGTTCGCCGCGTCGATGCGGAACTTCGGCTTGCTCGTGCGGGCAGGAGCGCCGCGGCGCAGCCACGCGAGCTCCTTGCGTGCGAGGTTCTGCCGCTTCGCCTCGGTCGCCGCCGCCATCCGGTCGCGCTCCACACGTTGCAGGATGTACGCGGCGTAGCCGCCCTCGAACGGCTCGACGATGCGGTCGTGCACCTCCCATGTCTCCGTGCACACCTCGTCGAGGAACCAGCGATCGTGGGTGACGACGAGGAACGCGCCGGAGTTGGTCGCCCAGCGCTTCTTCAGATGACCGGCGAGCCAGGTGATCGCCTCGACGTCGAGGTGGTTGGTCGGCTCATCGAGCGCGATGATGTCCCACTCCTTCACGAGGAGGGCTGCCAGCGCGACGCGCCGGCGCTGTCCGCCGCTGAGACCGGCGACCGGCGCGTTCCAGTCGAGGTCGCTCAGCAGCCCGCTGATCACGTCGCGCACTCGCGCGTCGCCGGCCCACTCGTATTCCGGCATGTCTCCGACGACGGACTGGGCGATGGTCAGCGCGTCGTCGAGGGTGTCGGCCTGGTCGAGGACGCCGACCGTGGTCCCCGCCCGCATGGTCACGCGCCCGGCATCGGGCTCCTTGCGTCCTGCGAGCATCGCGAGCAGAGAGCTCTTGCCGTCACCGTTGCGACCGACGATGCCGATCCGGTCGCCTTCCTCGATGCCGAGGGTGATGGAGTCGAAGACGACTTTGGTCGGGTATTCCAGGTGGAGGCTCTCGGCCCCGAGAAGATGTGCCATGTCGTTACCAGGCTACGGCAGGCCCACGGGCCGCGCCTGCTCGCTATCCTCGACGGCATGACGGACTTCCATGAGCCGACCCCGGATGAGCGTCGTCACCTGCGGCGCTGCGTCGATCTCGCCCGCGAGGCGCTCGACGACGGCGACGAGCCCTTCGGGTCGCTCATCGTCGACGGAGCGGGACAGGTGCGCTTCGAGGACCGCAATCGCGTCAAGCACGGCGACGAGACACGACACCCGGAATTCGAGATCGCGCGCTGGTCGGCGAGCAACCTCACGGCCGAGGAGCGCGCCGAGAGCACGGTGTACACATCGTGCGAGCACTGCCCGATGTGCTCGGCGGCGCACGCGTGGATGGGGCTTGGCCGCATCGTGTACGCCGTCAGTTCCGCGCAGCTCACGCAGTGGCGGGAGAGCTGGGGTGCCGCACCGAGCCCGGTCGCACCGCTCCCCATCACGGCCATCGCCCCCGACCAGGTGGCCTCAGGTCCGGTCGCCGAGTTCGCCGCGGAGCTGCGCGACATGCACGCGCGCAGCTTCGGCGTCTGATCACCCGCCGCAAGACGAGCGAGCCGCCCGCCCCCGAGGGGACGGACGGCTCGCGTCTGCAGCGGTGATGCTCAGTTGTAGGACTCGACGATCTCGAGCAGGCTCGGCACGTTGGAGTACGCCTCGGCGGCGTTGTCCTTCGTGACGATCAGCGGCTCGAGCAGGTACGCCGGGACGACCTTCACACCGTTGTCGTACTGCTCGGTGTCGTTGACCTCGGCTTCCTCGCCCTTCTGGAGCTGGTCGACCATCTTGATCGACTGCTCGACCAGGAGCGCGGTGTCCTTGTTGATCGTGGAGTACTGGATGCCCTCCATGATCGACTTGACCGACTCGACCTCGGAGTCCTGTCCGGTGACGACCGGGACGCCCTTACCAGCCTGCTGAGCGGCGGTGAGGATGGCGCGGGCGAGCGTGTCGTTCGGCGACAGCACACCGTCGATGGCGACGTCGCCGCCGTAGGAACCGGTCAGCAGCGTCTCCATGCGGTTCTGCGCGTTCTCGGCGAGCCAGCCCTCGGTGGCGGTCTGAGCGATCTCGGTCTGACCCGAGACGACGTTCAGGGTGCCGTCGTCGATCTTCGGCTGCAGGACGTCCATGGCCCCGTCGAAGAAGACCGCCGAGTTGGCGTCGTCCGGCGAACCGGAGAACAGCTCGATGTTGTACGGGGCGTCGTGGTCGGCGCGCTCCTCGAGACCGTCGAGCAGCGCCTGGCCCTGGAGCTGACCGACCTTGAAGTTGTCGAAGGCGACGTAGTAGTCGACGGCCTCGGTGTTCTCGATGAGGCGGTCGTAGGCGATGACCGTGGCGCCGGCGTCATGCGCCGCCTCCACCTGCGTGGCCAGCTGCTTGCCGTCCTTGGCGCCGATGATGATGACCTTGGCGCCGTTGGTGACCATGGACTGGATCTGGTTCTGCTGCTCGGCGACCGTGTTGGATGCCGGTGCGTACTGGACGTC from the Microbacterium ginsengiterrae genome contains:
- a CDS encoding ABC-F family ATP-binding cassette domain-containing protein, producing the protein MAHLLGAESLHLEYPTKVVFDSITLGIEEGDRIGIVGRNGDGKSSLLAMLAGRKEPDAGRVTMRAGTTVGVLDQADTLDDALTIAQSVVGDMPEYEWAGDARVRDVISGLLSDLDWNAPVAGLSGGQRRRVALAALLVKEWDIIALDEPTNHLDVEAITWLAGHLKKRWATNSGAFLVVTHDRWFLDEVCTETWEVHDRIVEPFEGGYAAYILQRVERDRMAAATEAKRQNLARKELAWLRRGAPARTSKPKFRIDAANELIEDVPEIRDKVSLQSLAVSRLGKDVVDLLDAGVRYGDRDILTDVEWRIAPGERTGILGVNGAGKSTLLSLIAGTIEPTSGRVKRGKTVQVRTLTQRIDELTPHWNDPVRTVISSLRTEYTFGTGSKAQALTPGQLLERLGFSSAQLSTPVKDLSGGQQRRLQLLLVLLDQPNVLILDEPTNDMDTDMLAAIEDLLDSWPGTLLVVSHDRYFLERVTDQQYAVMDGRLRHLPGGVDEYLRLRAAEQNAPTRSTGAAEATTPRLSGADLRAAQKEVSALERRIQKLTAQVEKAKHALVDHDQSDYEGLAEKMKQIGALEAEVEESELRWLELSEQLD
- a CDS encoding nucleoside deaminase; the encoded protein is MTDFHEPTPDERRHLRRCVDLAREALDDGDEPFGSLIVDGAGQVRFEDRNRVKHGDETRHPEFEIARWSASNLTAEERAESTVYTSCEHCPMCSAAHAWMGLGRIVYAVSSAQLTQWRESWGAAPSPVAPLPITAIAPDQVASGPVAEFAAELRDMHARSFGV
- a CDS encoding sugar-binding protein — translated: MKRMAFAATALVAATALALTGCSGDRGGDTGGDAGETTGFEPGSTIGVALPDKTSENWVLAGQLFTDGLEEAGYKADVQYAPASNTVAEQQNQIQSMVTNGAKVIIIGAKDGKQLATQVEAAHDAGATVIAYDRLIENTEAVDYYVAFDNFKVGQLQGQALLDGLEERADHDAPYNIELFSGSPDDANSAVFFDGAMDVLQPKIDDGTLNVVSGQTEIAQTATEGWLAENAQNRMETLLTGSYGGDVAIDGVLSPNDTLARAILTAAQQAGKGVPVVTGQDSEVESVKSIMEGIQYSTINKDTALLVEQSIKMVDQLQKGEEAEVNDTEQYDNGVKVVPAYLLEPLIVTKDNAAEAYSNVPSLLEIVESYN